A region of Streptomyces sp. TG1A-60 DNA encodes the following proteins:
- a CDS encoding protein kinase, translating into MPSRSTADRAPALRQAGALPLRPGDPDRIGPYVPLGLLGSGGMGRVYLARPTDGGPDLVAVKVIRPEYAEDVLFHRRFEQEASVHSRVRSPRMPRLSGTGFRDELLWMATEYLPGIDLAAAVQENGPLPAAAVRRLVAELGQGLADLSAAGIVHRDLKPSNVLLSVRGTHVIDFGIAKAADASAITATGNRVGTPAYMSPEYLRTGECDTASDVFSLACALVFATTGSAPFGDGTGVDVMHRVAFEEPNPKVIAEIAAVDAQLASLLSACLAKDPGHRPTPRQLVGAVRPGSRDSDFSGASGVPGAPGPSPWPEPLGGRVLARQQAYEVLCRLPLDQPGAEPAAKAPAPSADVPGRLTPTTEPRTSTRRKRALVGVAGLALCAVVGGVVVLTVQEPSTTSASPEADRATSEDALPRDAASASTADGGDSAPTPDGGSTVSEVSGKGDRAAADGDTARPEASDPGSGTTEDDRDSDSSAPADATSAPAEATPSPSDAPTGSGTPAWISDCTYYSGSGRTRPGTTGKRVLQVQCMLTKRGYSLGDDGVDGEFDAGTEAAVQSFQADRGLPADGVVRQQTWGALRATD; encoded by the coding sequence GTGCCGTCACGTTCCACGGCAGACAGGGCTCCGGCGCTGCGGCAGGCCGGCGCCCTGCCCCTGCGCCCCGGCGACCCGGACCGCATCGGTCCGTATGTGCCGCTGGGGCTGCTCGGCAGCGGGGGGATGGGGCGTGTGTATCTCGCGCGCCCCACGGACGGCGGGCCCGACCTCGTCGCGGTGAAGGTGATCAGGCCGGAGTACGCGGAGGACGTGCTGTTCCACCGCCGGTTCGAACAGGAGGCGTCGGTCCACAGCCGGGTGCGCAGCCCGCGCATGCCGCGGCTGTCCGGGACGGGCTTCCGGGACGAACTGCTGTGGATGGCCACCGAGTATCTGCCGGGCATCGATCTGGCCGCCGCCGTGCAGGAGAACGGTCCTCTGCCGGCCGCCGCCGTCCGGCGGCTGGTGGCGGAGCTGGGGCAGGGGCTCGCCGACCTGTCCGCCGCGGGGATCGTGCACCGGGATCTGAAGCCGTCCAACGTCCTGCTGTCCGTGCGGGGCACGCACGTCATCGACTTCGGTATCGCGAAGGCCGCCGACGCCAGCGCGATCACCGCCACGGGCAACCGGGTGGGCACCCCGGCCTACATGTCGCCGGAGTATCTGCGGACGGGTGAGTGCGACACCGCCTCGGACGTGTTCTCCCTGGCCTGCGCCCTCGTCTTCGCCACGACCGGCAGCGCCCCCTTCGGCGACGGCACCGGCGTCGACGTCATGCACCGCGTGGCGTTCGAGGAGCCCAACCCGAAGGTGATCGCCGAGATCGCGGCGGTCGACGCCCAACTCGCCTCCCTGCTCTCCGCCTGCCTGGCCAAGGACCCCGGGCACCGGCCGACCCCGCGGCAGCTGGTCGGCGCGGTCCGACCCGGCTCACGGGACTCCGACTTCTCCGGCGCGTCCGGTGTGCCCGGAGCGCCTGGGCCGTCCCCCTGGCCCGAGCCGCTGGGCGGCAGGGTGCTCGCCCGGCAGCAGGCGTACGAGGTGCTGTGCCGGCTCCCTCTCGACCAGCCCGGTGCCGAGCCGGCGGCGAAGGCGCCGGCTCCGTCCGCCGACGTACCGGGGCGGCTGACGCCCACGACGGAGCCCCGTACGTCGACGCGCCGCAAGCGGGCGCTGGTCGGCGTCGCGGGCCTGGCGCTCTGCGCGGTGGTCGGCGGTGTCGTCGTCCTCACCGTCCAGGAGCCCTCCACCACCAGCGCCTCGCCGGAGGCGGACCGGGCGACCTCCGAGGATGCCCTGCCGCGCGACGCGGCCTCGGCCTCGACGGCCGACGGAGGGGACAGCGCGCCCACCCCGGACGGTGGGTCCACGGTCTCGGAGGTCTCCGGCAAGGGTGACCGGGCCGCGGCCGACGGTGACACCGCGCGTCCCGAGGCGTCCGACCCGGGCTCGGGCACGACCGAAGACGACCGGGACTCCGACTCCTCCGCCCCCGCCGACGCGACCAGTGCCCCCGCCGAGGCCACGCCGTCGCCGAGCGACGCGCCGACCGGGTCCGGCACCCCGGCCTGGATCTCGGACTGCACGTACTACTCCGGCTCCGGCCGTACGCGCCCGGGGACGACCGGCAAACGCGTGCTGCAGGTGCAGTGTATGCTGACCAAGCGCGGATACAGCCTGGGGGACGACGGTGTGGACGGCGAGTTCGACGCCGGGACGGAGGCCGCGGTACAGAGCTTCCAGGCCGACAGGGGCCTGCCGGCCGACGGCGTCGTCCGTCAGCAGACCTGGGGGGCGCTGCGCGCCACGGACTGA
- a CDS encoding pyruvate carboxylase: MLRKVLVANRGEIAIRAFRAGYEVGARTVAVFPHEDRNSLHRLKADEAYEIGEPGHPVRAYLSVDEVMRAARLAGADAVYPGYGFLSENPELARACEEAGITFVGPSAHILELTGNKARAVAAARAAGVPVLGSSEPSTDVDELVRAADGIGFPVFVKAVAGGGGRGMRRVAEPAALREAIEAASREAASAFGDPTVFLEKAVVEPRHIEVQILADGHGDVIHLFERDCSVQRRHQKVIELAPAPNLDPALRDRICADAVRFAREIGYRNAGTVEFLLDRDGNHVFIEMNPRIQVEHTVTEEVTDVDLVQSQLRIAAGASLADLGLSQETVSLRGAALQCRITTEDPANGFRPDTGRISAYRSPGGSGIRLDGGTTHAGTEISAHFDSMLVKLTCRGRDFTTAVNRARRAVAEFRIRGVATNIPFLQAVLDDRDFQAGQVTTSFIEQRPHLLTSRHSADRGTKLLTYLADVTVNKPHGERPALIDAATKLPRPTVTEPPAGSRQKLVELGPEGFARWLRESPTIGVTDTTFRDAHQSLLATRVRTKDMLAVAPVVARTLPQLLSLECWGGATYDVALRFLAEDPWERLAAFRAAAPNICLQMLLRGRNTVGYTPYPTEVTDAFVQEATETGIDIFRIFDALNDVGQMRPAIDAVRATGTAVAEVALCYTSDLSDPAERLYTLDYYLRLAERIVEAGAHVLAVKDMAGLLRAPAATKLVSALRREFDLPVHIHTHDTAGGQLATYLAAIQAGADAVDGAVASMAGTTSQPSLSAIVAATDHSDRPTGLDLKAVGDLEPYWESVRRIYAPFEAGLASPTGRVYDHEIPGGQLSNLRTQAVALGLGDRFEDIEAMYTAADRILGHLVKVTPSSKVVGDLALHLVGAGVAPEEFEATPDRFDIPDSVIGFLRGELGTPPGGWPEPFRSKALQGRADAKPVRDLTAEDRTGLEKDRRATLNRLLFPGPTREFDTHRQTYGDTSVLDSKDFFYGLGPGEEYAVDLEPGVRLLIGLEAVGEADERGMRTVMATLNGQLRPIQIRDLSASSDVPVTEKADRSNPGHVAAPFAGVVTLAVAEGDEVAAGATVATIEAMKMEATITVAKAGRVSRLAINKIQQVEGGDLLVEVA; the protein is encoded by the coding sequence ATGCTCCGCAAGGTACTGGTCGCCAACCGTGGCGAGATCGCGATCCGCGCGTTCCGCGCCGGCTACGAAGTGGGCGCGCGGACCGTCGCCGTCTTCCCCCACGAGGACCGCAACTCGCTGCACCGGCTCAAGGCCGACGAAGCCTATGAGATCGGCGAACCGGGGCACCCCGTGCGGGCCTACCTCTCGGTCGACGAGGTCATGCGCGCCGCCCGGCTGGCGGGCGCCGACGCCGTCTACCCGGGCTACGGCTTCCTGTCCGAGAACCCCGAGCTGGCCCGGGCCTGCGAGGAGGCGGGCATCACGTTCGTCGGGCCGAGCGCGCACATCCTGGAGCTGACGGGCAACAAGGCCCGCGCGGTGGCCGCAGCCCGCGCCGCCGGCGTACCGGTCCTCGGCTCCTCGGAGCCCTCCACCGACGTGGACGAACTGGTCCGCGCGGCCGACGGCATCGGCTTCCCCGTGTTCGTGAAGGCGGTCGCCGGCGGCGGCGGACGCGGTATGCGCCGCGTCGCGGAGCCCGCCGCGCTGCGCGAGGCCATCGAGGCGGCCTCCCGGGAGGCCGCCTCCGCGTTCGGCGACCCCACCGTCTTCCTGGAGAAGGCAGTCGTCGAACCCCGCCACATCGAGGTGCAGATCCTCGCCGACGGCCACGGCGACGTCATCCACCTCTTCGAACGCGACTGTTCCGTCCAGCGCCGCCACCAGAAGGTCATCGAGCTGGCGCCCGCCCCGAACCTCGATCCGGCCCTGCGCGACCGGATCTGCGCCGACGCGGTACGGTTCGCCCGGGAGATCGGCTACCGCAACGCGGGCACCGTCGAGTTCCTTCTCGACCGCGACGGCAACCACGTCTTCATCGAGATGAACCCCCGCATCCAGGTCGAGCACACGGTGACCGAGGAGGTCACCGACGTCGACCTCGTGCAGTCCCAGCTCAGGATCGCCGCCGGGGCGAGCCTCGCCGACCTCGGGCTCTCCCAGGAGACCGTCAGCCTGCGCGGCGCCGCACTCCAGTGCCGTATCACCACCGAGGACCCCGCCAACGGTTTCCGCCCCGACACCGGCCGTATCAGCGCCTACCGCTCGCCCGGCGGCTCCGGCATCCGTCTCGACGGCGGAACCACCCACGCCGGTACGGAGATCAGCGCCCACTTCGACTCGATGCTCGTGAAACTCACCTGCCGGGGCCGCGACTTCACCACCGCCGTCAACCGGGCCCGGCGCGCGGTCGCCGAGTTCCGCATCCGCGGCGTCGCCACCAACATCCCGTTCCTCCAGGCCGTCCTCGACGACCGGGACTTCCAGGCGGGACAGGTCACCACGTCGTTCATCGAGCAGCGCCCGCACCTGCTCACCTCCCGCCACTCCGCCGACCGGGGCACCAAGCTGCTCACCTATCTGGCCGACGTGACGGTGAACAAGCCGCACGGCGAACGGCCCGCCCTCATCGACGCGGCCACCAAACTGCCGAGGCCCACCGTCACGGAACCCCCGGCCGGTTCCAGGCAGAAGCTCGTCGAACTCGGCCCGGAGGGCTTCGCCCGCTGGCTCCGCGAGTCGCCCACCATCGGCGTCACCGACACCACCTTCCGCGACGCCCACCAGTCGCTGCTCGCCACCCGGGTCCGTACGAAGGACATGCTCGCCGTCGCCCCCGTGGTGGCGCGGACCCTGCCGCAGCTGCTCTCCCTGGAGTGCTGGGGCGGCGCCACCTACGACGTCGCCCTGCGCTTCCTCGCCGAGGACCCCTGGGAGCGGCTGGCCGCGTTCCGTGCCGCCGCGCCGAACATCTGCCTCCAGATGCTCCTGCGAGGCCGCAACACCGTGGGCTACACCCCGTACCCGACCGAGGTGACCGACGCCTTCGTCCAGGAGGCCACCGAAACCGGCATCGACATTTTCCGGATCTTCGACGCGCTCAACGACGTGGGCCAGATGAGGCCCGCCATCGACGCCGTACGGGCCACCGGAACGGCCGTCGCCGAGGTCGCCCTCTGCTACACCTCCGACCTGTCCGATCCCGCCGAGCGTCTCTACACCCTCGACTACTACCTTCGACTGGCCGAGCGGATCGTCGAGGCGGGCGCCCACGTCCTGGCCGTCAAGGACATGGCGGGACTGCTACGTGCCCCCGCCGCCACGAAGCTCGTGTCGGCGCTGCGCCGTGAGTTCGACCTGCCCGTGCACATCCACACCCATGACACGGCAGGCGGCCAGCTCGCCACCTACCTCGCCGCGATCCAGGCCGGCGCCGACGCCGTCGACGGAGCCGTGGCGTCCATGGCGGGCACGACGTCGCAGCCGTCGCTGTCGGCGATCGTGGCCGCGACCGACCACTCCGACCGGCCCACCGGCCTCGACCTGAAGGCCGTCGGCGACCTGGAGCCCTACTGGGAGAGCGTCCGCCGGATCTACGCCCCCTTCGAGGCGGGCCTCGCCTCACCGACCGGCCGTGTCTACGACCACGAGATCCCCGGCGGTCAACTCTCCAACCTGCGCACCCAGGCGGTGGCCCTCGGTCTCGGCGACCGCTTCGAGGACATCGAGGCGATGTACACCGCCGCCGACCGCATCCTCGGCCACCTGGTCAAGGTCACCCCCTCCTCCAAGGTGGTGGGCGACCTCGCCCTGCACCTCGTCGGCGCCGGCGTGGCCCCCGAGGAGTTCGAGGCGACACCGGACCGGTTCGACATCCCCGACTCCGTCATCGGCTTCCTGCGCGGCGAGCTGGGCACGCCGCCCGGCGGCTGGCCCGAGCCCTTCCGCAGCAAGGCCCTGCAGGGCCGCGCCGACGCCAAGCCCGTGCGGGACCTCACCGCCGAGGACCGGACCGGACTGGAGAAGGACCGGCGGGCCACCCTCAACCGGCTGCTCTTCCCCGGCCCGACCCGCGAGTTCGACACCCACCGTCAGACGTACGGCGACACCAGCGTCCTCGACAGCAAGGACTTCTTCTACGGCCTCGGCCCCGGCGAGGAGTACGCCGTCGACCTGGAGCCCGGCGTGCGCCTCCTCATCGGCCTGGAGGCCGTCGGTGAGGCCGACGAACGCGGTATGCGCACGGTGATGGCCACGCTCAACGGCCAGCTGCGCCCGATCCAGATCCGAGACCTGTCCGCCTCCTCCGACGTTCCTGTCACCGAGAAGGCCGATCGCTCCAACCCGGGCCATGTCGCCGCCCCGTTCGCCGGCGTGGTCACCCTCGCCGTCGCCGAGGGCGACGAGGTCGCGGCCGGCGCCACGGTCGCCACCATCGAGGCGATGAAGATGGAGGCCACCATCACCGTCGCGAAGGCCGGACGCGTCTCCCGCCTGGCCATCAACAAGATCCAGCAGGTGGAGGGCGGCGACCTTCTCGTCGAGGTCGCCTGA
- a CDS encoding peptidoglycan-binding domain-containing protein → MSEPTAPACPQCDTPRAADGTPACSCGRLASDAHRDTRTAQAEAAEDFDPVRIRPFVNVGDDTADPDGPQRPSPVEEGEVPLPPVEPHGGAPTRPHAGGRSPLGSAPAGPRRRRRAALAAGVGAAAAAVLVTGGVIGGLFSYEAPSRDGSAPGDVRAGLPEAAPDATPSSSATPSGPASSPPPSGAASTFPAITPTETGPTPTDPTTPTRTPSNSGTTGTAAPAPPDAQPPVLSLGDTGPEVTELQLRLRQTNLYNGPVDGHYDRDVERAVRGYQLTRVVLADEPGVYGEATRTSLESETSKP, encoded by the coding sequence GTGAGTGAACCGACAGCCCCTGCCTGCCCCCAGTGCGACACGCCCCGGGCGGCGGACGGCACCCCGGCCTGTTCCTGTGGCCGTCTCGCGTCGGATGCCCACCGCGACACCCGAACGGCGCAGGCTGAGGCCGCGGAGGACTTCGACCCGGTCCGCATACGCCCGTTCGTGAACGTCGGCGACGACACGGCGGATCCCGACGGCCCGCAGCGTCCGAGTCCCGTGGAGGAGGGCGAGGTGCCCCTGCCTCCTGTCGAGCCGCACGGCGGCGCGCCCACCCGCCCCCATGCCGGCGGACGATCTCCCCTCGGCAGCGCGCCGGCGGGCCCGCGACGGCGGCGCCGAGCGGCGCTGGCCGCGGGAGTGGGGGCCGCGGCGGCGGCCGTCCTGGTCACCGGAGGAGTCATCGGCGGCCTGTTCTCGTACGAGGCACCCTCGCGAGACGGCTCCGCCCCCGGCGATGTCCGAGCGGGCCTCCCGGAAGCGGCACCCGACGCGACCCCCTCGTCCTCGGCCACCCCGTCCGGCCCGGCGTCCTCGCCACCGCCCTCCGGGGCCGCCTCCACCTTTCCGGCCATCACCCCGACCGAAACCGGGCCCACCCCGACCGACCCCACCACCCCGACCAGGACCCCCTCCAACAGCGGCACCACCGGCACGGCAGCCCCCGCCCCGCCCGACGCCCAGCCCCCCGTCCTCAGCCTCGGCGACACCGGACCAGAAGTCACCGAACTCCAACTCCGCCTACGTCAGACCAACCTCTACAACGGCCCCGTCGACGGCCACTACGACCGCGACGTCGAAAGAGCCGTCCGCGGCTACCAGCTCACCCGAGTCGTCCTCGCCGACGAGCCGGGCGTCTACGGTGAAGCGACGCGCACGTCCCTCGAATCCGAGACCTCCAAACCGTGA
- a CDS encoding serine/threonine-protein kinase, with the protein MGPERTDLPGYEIQEVLGQGGFATVYRARQVAVGREVALKVDSRVLATPRDRQRFLREVTAAGQLSGHPHVVPVHDAGVLADNRPYMVLELCPGGSLGDRLRRQGMLPAKEARDIGVGLADAVAAAHAAGVLHRDIKPGNVMVNRYGGVALTDFGLAAMPRPGHELSVTREALTPAYAPPEAFRMADPSPAGDVYSLAATVYALLRGCPPHHPDDGTQLSLAELIVRHTWPYPDLPGVPPALNATLRHALASDPARRLSDAGAFRDALAAVDLDTVDLGGGGVFGTTPSVTTVPRHPDAPSMTVPAYRDAAPSTFPQGRPGGADGTTEGIEPGGGGTTGVPGPGGAAGTTAVPGRDGDGGRKGARRRPAVIAVLAAVAVSVSVSVTVVTYRNGDGDSGGEGSSSVASPSSGATAEDKGTSEFGVATTTENCPATDVDGVGGRCVPSPECWSGIVDISGIVSVSRADCQIRHVWETFAIAPLPEDGMTNNARDLIKHPDVKALCSQKVMAATMVPDGRDTADEWNVDIVPPSAAQWDKGLRVFRCVAAAVTDDGEKTGSQFAVPG; encoded by the coding sequence ATGGGGCCCGAAAGAACGGACCTGCCCGGTTACGAGATCCAGGAAGTCCTGGGCCAGGGCGGATTCGCCACGGTGTACCGGGCCCGGCAGGTGGCCGTGGGCCGGGAGGTCGCGCTGAAGGTGGACAGCAGGGTGCTGGCCACACCGCGTGACCGACAGCGGTTCCTGCGCGAGGTCACGGCCGCCGGGCAACTGTCCGGACACCCGCACGTGGTGCCGGTGCACGACGCCGGGGTGCTCGCCGACAACCGCCCCTACATGGTGCTGGAGCTGTGCCCCGGCGGCTCGCTGGGCGACCGGCTGCGGCGGCAGGGCATGCTGCCGGCGAAGGAGGCACGCGACATCGGCGTGGGCCTCGCCGACGCGGTGGCCGCCGCGCACGCCGCCGGGGTGCTGCACCGCGACATCAAACCCGGCAACGTCATGGTCAACCGGTACGGCGGCGTTGCCCTCACCGACTTCGGCCTCGCGGCCATGCCCCGGCCCGGCCACGAACTGTCCGTGACCCGGGAGGCGTTGACCCCCGCGTACGCGCCGCCCGAGGCCTTCCGCATGGCGGATCCCAGCCCGGCCGGCGACGTGTACTCACTGGCCGCCACCGTCTACGCCCTGCTGCGGGGCTGTCCGCCCCACCACCCGGACGACGGCACCCAGCTCAGCCTCGCCGAACTGATCGTGCGCCACACCTGGCCGTACCCCGACCTGCCCGGCGTGCCGCCGGCCCTCAACGCGACACTTCGGCACGCCCTCGCATCCGATCCCGCCCGACGGCTATCGGACGCGGGCGCGTTCCGCGACGCGCTCGCCGCCGTCGACCTCGACACCGTCGACCTCGGTGGCGGCGGTGTCTTCGGGACGACGCCCAGCGTGACGACGGTTCCGCGACACCCGGACGCGCCTTCCATGACGGTCCCGGCGTACCGGGACGCGGCCCCTTCGACGTTTCCCCAGGGTCGGCCGGGCGGGGCGGACGGCACGACCGAGGGCATCGAACCGGGCGGCGGTGGCACGACCGGGGTGCCCGGGCCGGGCGGAGCGGCCGGCACCACCGCGGTGCCCGGGCGCGACGGCGACGGTGGGCGGAAGGGGGCGCGGCGCCGGCCGGCGGTGATCGCCGTACTGGCGGCGGTGGCCGTCTCCGTGAGCGTCTCGGTCACCGTGGTGACGTACCGGAACGGCGACGGGGACAGCGGGGGAGAGGGCTCCTCCTCGGTCGCCTCGCCGTCCTCCGGCGCCACCGCGGAGGACAAGGGCACCTCGGAGTTCGGGGTGGCGACCACGACGGAGAACTGCCCCGCGACGGACGTCGACGGTGTGGGCGGTCGGTGCGTGCCGAGCCCGGAGTGCTGGAGTGGCATCGTCGACATCTCCGGCATCGTCAGCGTCAGCCGTGCGGACTGCCAGATCAGGCACGTGTGGGAGACCTTCGCGATCGCGCCGCTGCCGGAGGACGGCATGACGAACAACGCGCGGGACCTGATCAAGCACCCGGATGTCAAGGCGCTGTGCTCGCAGAAGGTGATGGCCGCGACGATGGTCCCCGACGGCCGTGACACCGCCGACGAGTGGAACGTCGACATCGTCCCGCCGTCGGCGGCGCAGTGGGACAAGGGGCTGCGCGTCTTCCGCTGTGTGGCCGCGGCGGTCACGGACGACGGCGAGAAGACGGGGAGCCAGTTCGCGGTGCCGGGCTGA
- a CDS encoding alpha-L-rhamnosidase C-terminal domain-containing protein, which translates to MRGQGRRPGAHRRQGRGRTARRPRRGVRVSEPGAAGFRIRPRTGSLTEAEGTVPSVRGPVSVRVRRSESAHTTRVTVPPNSRAVLEVEIGSARPRAYRVKGTAPGGKGRVKVESFTDVTGTVLRIGPVGSGTTEVRGTMS; encoded by the coding sequence ATACGCGGACAGGGTCGGCGGCCGGGGGCGCACCGACGACAGGGGCGAGGTCGAACGGCTCGCCGTCCCAGGCGCGGCGTCCGGGTCAGCGAGCCCGGCGCGGCCGGGTTCCGGATCCGGCCGAGGACCGGCTCGCTGACCGAGGCCGAGGGGACCGTGCCCTCCGTGCGCGGGCCGGTCTCGGTCCGGGTGCGCCGCTCCGAGAGCGCCCACACGACACGGGTGACCGTGCCGCCCAACTCCCGTGCGGTGCTGGAGGTGGAGATCGGCTCGGCCCGTCCGCGGGCGTACCGGGTGAAGGGGACCGCACCGGGCGGGAAGGGGCGCGTGAAGGTCGAGTCGTTCACCGATGTCACGGGCACGGTGCTGCGGATCGGACCGGTCGGCTCGGGCACGACGGAGGTGCGAGGGACGATGTCATGA
- a CDS encoding ABC transporter substrate-binding protein — protein MYRVAALALTTALTLTACGGGGGDDNPLTGDGGGGESIVVGSANFPENQLLAEIYAQALEDKGLKVTRKFDIGAREVYYDQVVKGGIGVFPEYNGALLSVAVDKDSTATSTEEINAELREKLPKSVEILDSAAAEDKDSVSVTAETAAEYDLKTLADLKPVAGDMTLGAGSEFKTRVQGGVGLKKVYGVEFGKFQPLDAGAQTTLVKLLKDDKVQAANLYTTDPAIVADKLVVLEDPKNLFSSQNVTPLVHRDAVNDKAKQALNAVSAELTTEDLLEMMKKLVNDKEDADTVAEDWLTAAGLLS, from the coding sequence ATGTACCGAGTCGCCGCCCTCGCCCTGACCACCGCACTCACGCTGACCGCCTGCGGCGGTGGCGGAGGCGACGACAACCCGCTCACGGGCGACGGCGGTGGCGGCGAGTCCATCGTCGTCGGCTCGGCGAACTTCCCCGAGAACCAGCTGCTCGCCGAGATCTATGCGCAGGCCCTGGAGGACAAGGGCCTGAAGGTGACCCGGAAGTTCGACATCGGGGCCCGCGAGGTCTACTACGACCAGGTCGTCAAGGGCGGCATAGGTGTCTTCCCGGAGTACAACGGCGCCCTGCTGTCGGTGGCGGTCGACAAGGACAGCACCGCGACCAGCACCGAGGAGATCAACGCCGAGCTGAGGGAGAAGCTCCCGAAGTCGGTGGAGATACTCGACTCCGCCGCGGCCGAGGACAAGGACTCCGTCTCGGTCACCGCCGAGACCGCCGCCGAGTACGACCTCAAGACCCTCGCCGACCTCAAGCCGGTCGCGGGGGACATGACGCTCGGCGCAGGGTCGGAGTTCAAGACCCGGGTGCAGGGCGGTGTCGGCCTGAAGAAGGTGTACGGCGTCGAGTTCGGGAAGTTCCAGCCGCTCGACGCGGGCGCCCAGACTACCCTGGTGAAGCTCCTGAAGGACGACAAGGTGCAGGCCGCCAACCTCTACACCACCGACCCCGCCATCGTCGCGGACAAGCTTGTGGTCCTGGAGGACCCGAAGAACCTCTTCTCCTCGCAGAACGTCACACCTCTCGTCCACAGGGACGCGGTGAACGACAAGGCCAAGCAGGCCCTCAACGCCGTCTCGGCGGAGCTCACCACCGAGGACCTGCTGGAGATGATGAAGAAGCTCGTCAACGACAAGGAGGACGCCGACACCGTGGCCGAGGACTGGCTGACCGCCGCCGGCCTTCTCAGCTGA
- a CDS encoding fructosamine kinase family protein, translating to MADSTAPGALAARLTGRPATGERRMSGTLAEVTLDDGRVVVVKLGDGPGAAQAEAAGLRWLAEADAVRVPAVYGHDGGRLVIDRVAQGAPSATAATRLGGALAAVHATGAPAFGAPPPGGPKEAYIGRAPMRNVPGTDWPAWYAEHRVLPYLRRAVDDGTIRPAEAAVVEDVCARLPDLAGPAEPPARLHGDLWNGNVLWGADGHAWLIDPAAHGGHRETDLAMLDLFGCPHLDLVLAGYQEAAPLADGWTERVGLHQLFPLLVHAVLFGRGYAEQAVETARAALAR from the coding sequence GTGGCCGACAGCACGGCACCCGGCGCCCTGGCGGCCCGGCTCACCGGCCGCCCGGCGACCGGGGAACGCCGGATGTCCGGGACGCTCGCCGAAGTGACCCTCGACGACGGCAGGGTCGTGGTCGTCAAGCTCGGCGACGGCCCCGGCGCGGCACAGGCCGAGGCGGCCGGGTTGCGCTGGCTCGCCGAGGCCGACGCGGTCCGCGTCCCGGCGGTGTACGGCCACGACGGGGGCCGCCTGGTGATCGACCGGGTGGCGCAGGGGGCACCGAGTGCAACGGCGGCGACCCGGCTGGGGGGTGCCCTGGCCGCCGTGCACGCCACCGGCGCGCCGGCCTTCGGCGCCCCGCCGCCCGGCGGCCCGAAGGAGGCGTACATCGGGCGCGCGCCCATGCGGAACGTCCCCGGCACCGACTGGCCGGCCTGGTACGCCGAACACCGGGTGCTGCCCTATCTGCGCCGCGCGGTCGACGACGGCACGATCCGCCCGGCCGAGGCGGCCGTGGTCGAGGACGTCTGCGCGCGGCTGCCGGACCTCGCGGGCCCCGCCGAGCCGCCCGCCCGGCTGCACGGCGACCTGTGGAACGGCAACGTCCTGTGGGGCGCCGACGGCCACGCCTGGCTCATCGACCCGGCCGCACACGGCGGCCACCGCGAGACCGACCTGGCGATGCTGGACCTCTTCGGCTGCCCCCACCTGGACCTGGTGCTCGCCGGGTACCAGGAGGCCGCGCCCCTGGCCGACGGTTGGACCGAACGCGTCGGCCTCCACCAGCTCTTCCCGCTGCTGGTCCACGCCGTGCTGTTCGGGCGGGGTTACGCGGAACAGGCCGTGGAAACGGCTCGGGCGGCGCTCGCGCGCTGA